A single window of Thermoanaerobaculia bacterium DNA harbors:
- a CDS encoding proprotein convertase P-domain-containing protein produces the protein MSESYEKPRRGVLWAAACTTVLTVAAGTITAALDVKPPSPFAASGAGTGAGSGASKAPLGTPDFILDDGTAENGIGLTNGGQFLWFNRFTPAPADLPFDLDEVQVLFNSGTGTGVGDAVDIYIYTDADGNPANGATFVGSETGLTVQALDSFSTYALSPTIPITVAGDLLVMVVNRGSIAIGDFPAALDETVSQGRSWVGFDAAPPADPPVLPTTTMGTIDSFGLPGNWMIRANGAPSGPSLFLGSVGSADLCSNPPTNVNGVWEPGEIVDLTVTLTAGGFSGMTGISGTLTSATPGVTVLAGASTWPDIAANGSAPGNTPFQIQISSTIPCLTAVDLDLVVTANEGGPFNLTYANQIGLETQAPDVPIAISDNATNTSDLVISENVVISDLDIRVAATHSWVGDLTFTLTSPAATVVTLLDRPGVPVTSTVGCADNDLNVTFDDETVFDLESHCAATTPWFSGSGSPTQPLSAFDGQSTAGTWTLSVADGAAGDTGSVDDWELIVTPAIGLQCNVCLNAGPAGGDLSILKTGIASPPGTVVYTISVANAGPGAVTGIVVTDTLPAEVAYVSDDCGGTNTPPWSWNVGTLNSGASATCILTTSVVTPGAILNTATVTADNDTTQGNNSSSATVIGEPPVPIAEVPTLGTVGLAALLVLLATAAMVLLRRRSRA, from the coding sequence ATGAGCGAGTCGTACGAGAAGCCGCGCCGTGGAGTGCTTTGGGCAGCCGCCTGCACGACGGTCCTCACCGTCGCCGCCGGCACGATCACCGCCGCGCTCGACGTGAAACCGCCATCGCCTTTCGCGGCGAGCGGAGCCGGAACGGGCGCCGGTTCCGGAGCGTCGAAAGCGCCGCTCGGCACTCCGGACTTCATCCTCGACGACGGCACTGCCGAGAATGGCATCGGCCTGACCAACGGCGGGCAGTTCCTCTGGTTCAACCGTTTCACCCCAGCTCCGGCCGACCTGCCCTTCGATCTCGACGAGGTCCAGGTGCTCTTCAACTCGGGGACGGGAACCGGCGTCGGTGACGCCGTGGATATCTACATCTACACCGACGCGGACGGCAACCCGGCCAACGGCGCCACCTTCGTCGGCTCCGAGACCGGCCTGACCGTTCAGGCTCTCGACAGCTTTTCGACCTACGCCCTGTCGCCCACGATCCCCATCACCGTCGCCGGCGACCTGCTCGTCATGGTCGTCAACCGCGGCTCGATCGCGATCGGGGACTTCCCCGCGGCGCTCGACGAGACGGTCTCGCAGGGCCGCTCCTGGGTCGGCTTCGACGCCGCCCCCCCTGCCGATCCACCGGTCCTGCCTACGACCACGATGGGGACTATCGACAGCTTCGGACTCCCCGGAAACTGGATGATCCGCGCCAACGGCGCGCCCTCGGGCCCGTCGCTCTTCCTCGGCTCGGTCGGCTCGGCTGACCTGTGCAGCAATCCGCCGACCAACGTCAACGGCGTCTGGGAGCCCGGCGAGATCGTCGATCTCACGGTCACCCTCACCGCCGGCGGCTTCTCCGGCATGACCGGCATCAGCGGCACGCTCACCAGCGCGACGCCCGGCGTCACGGTTCTCGCCGGAGCCTCGACCTGGCCGGATATCGCCGCCAACGGTTCTGCCCCGGGCAACACACCGTTCCAGATCCAGATCTCCTCGACGATCCCGTGCCTCACCGCTGTCGATCTCGATCTGGTCGTGACCGCCAACGAGGGCGGCCCCTTCAACCTGACCTACGCCAACCAGATCGGGCTGGAGACCCAGGCGCCGGACGTGCCGATCGCGATCTCCGACAACGCGACCAACACCTCCGATCTGGTGATCTCCGAGAACGTCGTGATCTCGGATCTCGACATCCGGGTCGCGGCGACGCACAGCTGGGTCGGCGACCTGACCTTCACGCTCACCAGCCCGGCAGCGACAGTGGTCACCCTGCTCGACCGTCCGGGCGTCCCGGTTACCAGCACGGTCGGTTGCGCCGACAACGATCTGAACGTGACGTTCGACGACGAGACGGTCTTCGATCTCGAGAGCCACTGCGCCGCGACGACGCCCTGGTTCAGCGGTTCCGGTTCGCCGACCCAGCCCCTGTCCGCCTTCGACGGCCAGTCGACCGCCGGGACCTGGACCCTTTCCGTTGCAGACGGCGCCGCCGGTGACACCGGTTCGGTCGATGACTGGGAGCTGATCGTCACGCCGGCGATCGGCCTGCAGTGCAACGTCTGCCTGAATGCCGGCCCCGCCGGCGGCGATCTCTCGATCCTGAAGACCGGCATTGCTTCGCCGCCCGGCACCGTCGTCTACACCATCTCGGTCGCCAACGCCGGCCCCGGCGCCGTCACCGGCATCGTGGTCACGGACACGCTCCCCGCCGAGGTCGCCTACGTCTCCGACGACTGCGGCGGCACGAACACGCCGCCATGGAGCTGGAACGTCGGGACGCTCAACTCGGGCGCTTCGGCGACCTGCATCCTCACGACCAGCGTCGTCACGCCGGGCGCGATCCTGAATACCGCCACCGTGACGGCGGACAACGACACGACCCAGGGCAACAACTCGTCCTCCGCGACGGTGATCGGCGAGCCGCCGGTCCCCATCGCGGAAGTTCCGACCCTCGGCACCGTGGGTCTCGCGGCGCTCCTGGTTCTCCTCGCCACGGCCGCGATGGTCCTGCTGCGCCGGCGCTCCCGCGCCTGA
- the acs gene encoding acetate--CoA ligase, which yields MIQPPAAIAAKAHVRTMEEYQRQYRLSLDDPEGFWLKQSEILTWFHPPQQIFDADLREVDFSWYGGGRLNACHNCVDRHLATRGDKPAILWAGDEPGDYRSITYRELKHMVCRIANVLLAHGVTKGDRVALYMPMIPELAATMLACARIGAVHSVVFAGFSAESLRGRILDAGAKLVVTANEGLRGGKRIPLKTTVDRAVEGLAFVGSVLVARRTDTEVPMQGGRDFWLEEECSKQRSTCPVEWMHAESPLFTLYTSGSTGKPKGVLHTTGGYLVYAAMTHKLVFDLHEDDVYMCAADIGWVTGHSYIVYGPLANGATTVMFESIPVYPDAGRYWQVVDDLGVTIFYTAPTALRAIAREGDSWVKKYKRTSLRILGSVGEPINPEVWTWYHDVVGDGRCAVVDTWWQTETGGILITPLPGATPTKPGSATLPFYGIEPVVVDEQGKEVKGNGVAGNLCLKRSWPGQARTIWGDHARFRETYFMTYPGLYFTGDGCRRDEDGYYWITGRVDDVLNVSGHRLGTAEVESALVAHPAVAEAAVVGYPHDIKGTGIFAYVIITPEFESWDAEELVGALKQQVREAIGAIATPDRIVVAPGLPKTRSGKIMRRILRKIAAGDTSDLGDISTLADPAVVEKLVEAAAG from the coding sequence ATGATTCAGCCGCCCGCCGCGATCGCCGCCAAGGCCCACGTCCGCACGATGGAGGAGTACCAGCGCCAGTACCGGCTGTCGCTCGACGATCCGGAGGGCTTCTGGCTGAAGCAGTCGGAGATCCTGACCTGGTTCCACCCGCCGCAGCAGATCTTCGACGCCGACCTGCGCGAGGTCGACTTCTCCTGGTACGGCGGCGGGCGCCTGAACGCCTGTCACAACTGCGTCGATCGGCACCTGGCGACGCGCGGCGACAAGCCGGCGATCCTCTGGGCCGGGGACGAGCCCGGGGACTACCGATCGATCACCTATCGCGAGTTGAAGCACATGGTCTGCCGGATCGCCAATGTCCTGCTCGCCCACGGCGTCACCAAGGGCGACCGTGTCGCGCTCTACATGCCGATGATTCCGGAGCTCGCGGCGACCATGCTCGCCTGCGCCCGGATCGGCGCCGTGCACTCGGTGGTCTTCGCCGGTTTCTCGGCCGAGTCGCTGCGCGGCCGGATCCTCGATGCCGGCGCGAAGCTGGTGGTGACCGCGAACGAGGGGTTGCGCGGCGGCAAGCGGATCCCCCTCAAGACGACGGTCGACCGGGCGGTCGAGGGGCTGGCCTTCGTCGGCTCGGTGCTGGTCGCGAGACGCACCGATACGGAGGTGCCGATGCAGGGCGGGCGGGACTTCTGGCTGGAGGAGGAGTGCTCGAAGCAGCGCTCGACCTGCCCGGTCGAGTGGATGCACGCCGAGTCGCCGCTGTTCACGCTCTACACTTCGGGCTCGACCGGAAAGCCCAAGGGCGTCCTGCACACCACCGGCGGTTATCTCGTCTACGCGGCGATGACGCACAAGCTGGTCTTCGACCTGCACGAGGACGACGTCTACATGTGCGCCGCCGACATCGGCTGGGTCACCGGCCACAGCTACATCGTTTACGGACCGCTGGCCAACGGCGCGACGACCGTGATGTTCGAGTCGATCCCGGTCTATCCGGACGCCGGCCGCTACTGGCAGGTCGTCGACGACCTGGGCGTGACGATCTTCTACACCGCACCTACGGCACTGCGTGCCATCGCGCGCGAGGGCGACTCGTGGGTCAAGAAGTACAAGCGCACGTCGCTCCGCATCCTGGGGAGCGTGGGGGAGCCGATCAACCCGGAGGTCTGGACCTGGTACCACGACGTGGTGGGGGACGGGCGCTGCGCGGTGGTCGATACCTGGTGGCAGACGGAGACCGGCGGCATCCTGATCACGCCGCTGCCGGGCGCGACGCCGACCAAGCCGGGCTCGGCGACACTTCCTTTCTACGGCATCGAGCCGGTGGTGGTCGACGAACAGGGCAAGGAGGTCAAGGGCAACGGCGTCGCGGGGAACCTCTGCCTCAAGCGCTCCTGGCCCGGTCAGGCCCGAACGATCTGGGGCGATCACGCGCGCTTCCGCGAGACCTACTTCATGACCTATCCCGGCCTCTATTTCACCGGCGACGGCTGCCGGCGGGACGAGGACGGCTACTACTGGATCACCGGCCGGGTGGACGACGTGCTCAACGTGTCGGGCCACCGGCTCGGTACGGCCGAGGTCGAAAGCGCCCTCGTCGCGCACCCGGCGGTCGCCGAGGCCGCGGTGGTGGGCTACCCGCACGACATCAAGGGGACCGGCATCTTCGCCTACGTCATCATCACTCCGGAGTTCGAGTCGTGGGATGCCGAGGAGCTCGTGGGTGCCCTGAAGCAGCAGGTGCGGGAGGCGATCGGCGCGATCGCGACGCCCGACCGCATCGTCGTCGCGCCGGGCCTCCCGAAGACGCGCTCCGGCAAGATCATGCGCCGCATCCTGCGCAAGATCGCCGCCGGCGACACCTCCGATCTGGGCGACATCTCGACCCTCGCCGATCCGGCGGTGGTCGAGAAGCTCGTCGAGGCCGCAGCGGGCTGA
- a CDS encoding 3'-5' exonuclease: MAEPTPPGRLLALDLETTGLDPRRHAIVAVGCVPVEGRSILWGRAYRALVDDPRSGRPPDLGALGTHQVLPEEQRGGLGLPALVDLVAGQTEGGAVLLVHGAAIERGFLEAAARAIGRRTPALPTLDTLAFLRAIERVRPHVAERLPPGAARHAEVPASLGAARSFFGLPAYPEHDPLYDALGTAELYLLLSQRFPELHPRVQS; this comes from the coding sequence ATGGCGGAACCCACTCCTCCCGGCCGGCTGCTGGCGCTCGACCTCGAAACTACCGGGCTCGATCCACGGCGCCACGCCATCGTCGCGGTCGGCTGCGTGCCCGTCGAGGGGCGTTCGATCCTCTGGGGTCGCGCCTACCGCGCCCTGGTCGACGATCCGCGTTCGGGCCGTCCGCCCGACCTCGGGGCACTGGGCACCCACCAGGTGCTGCCGGAGGAGCAGCGCGGTGGCCTCGGTCTCCCCGCGCTGGTCGACCTCGTCGCGGGGCAGACCGAGGGCGGTGCCGTCCTCCTGGTGCACGGCGCCGCGATCGAGCGCGGCTTCCTCGAGGCCGCGGCGCGTGCCATCGGGCGCCGGACCCCGGCTCTGCCTACGCTCGACACACTCGCCTTCCTGCGCGCCATCGAGCGTGTCCGGCCGCACGTCGCCGAGCGGCTCCCGCCCGGCGCGGCACGTCACGCGGAGGTCCCCGCTTCGCTCGGGGCGGCGCGCTCGTTCTTCGGTCTCCCGGCCTATCCGGAGCACGATCCGCTCTACGACGCCCTCGGCACCGCGGAGCTCTATCTGCTGCTCTCGCAACGATTCCCCGAGCTTCATCCCCGCGTCCAGAGTTGA
- a CDS encoding CBS domain-containing protein, with amino-acid sequence MNELGRGSTSAGKALAPVAPRAFLASHAPFDSFSAQALDRVERALEMRFAARGETIFARQSAPGDALWIVRKGRVRLERDGELLELVEPGECFGFPSLIANRHPERDAVAAEDTLLFRIPKREFQLLLDEPGAARFFLEGLAARLRSQAGATESGPRPALAMVRELGRRPLATIAPGATVEAAARRMRDLGVGSLLVTREAHPAAETIVELPLAAVAGIVTDRDLRDRVMAAGLSVATPVGEIASSPLLAIRADVSNIDAMLELARHGVRHLPLVADDRIVGFISASDLVLHQSLHPLALRRELERRPLAEILPGFTDRLRRVVAELAAGGVDALRIGPIVSTIADRLARRLFEEASAAHELPIDSMAWMVHGSEGRQEQILPTDQDNALAWAPAGGADPGVATAKRVEAAARQVVEGLLAAGYPACPGGYMATHWHDPLAGWIRRFERWIAEPREEDGIDIHTFLDLRLVAGGLDLSAIDELRRAAGRDRHFLRALAREVRGWALPFGLFGTLREGEEGFDLKRGSLLIVAIARLSALEAGSLARGTMERLQAAEPVLGADAATLAEGFRYLAALRLELALDPARRADSDSGHRIHLAALNALERRFLKEIFTLLRNVRDGLVARFAL; translated from the coding sequence ATGAACGAGCTCGGCCGTGGTTCGACATCTGCGGGCAAGGCGCTCGCCCCAGTGGCTCCGCGAGCCTTCCTCGCCAGCCATGCACCGTTCGACTCGTTCTCGGCGCAGGCCCTCGACCGCGTCGAACGCGCGCTCGAGATGCGCTTCGCCGCCCGCGGCGAGACGATCTTTGCCCGTCAGAGTGCTCCCGGTGACGCGCTCTGGATCGTGCGCAAGGGTCGGGTGCGCCTCGAGCGTGACGGCGAGCTGCTCGAGCTCGTCGAGCCGGGGGAGTGTTTCGGTTTCCCCTCGCTGATCGCCAATCGCCACCCGGAGCGCGATGCCGTCGCCGCCGAGGACACGCTGCTCTTCCGGATTCCGAAGCGGGAGTTTCAGCTCCTGCTCGACGAGCCCGGCGCAGCGCGTTTCTTCCTCGAAGGTCTGGCGGCGCGTCTCCGGTCGCAGGCGGGAGCGACGGAGAGCGGACCGCGTCCGGCGCTCGCGATGGTGCGGGAGCTGGGCCGGCGCCCGCTCGCCACCATCGCCCCCGGGGCGACCGTCGAAGCGGCGGCACGCCGGATGCGGGATCTCGGCGTCGGGTCGCTGCTGGTGACGCGGGAGGCGCATCCTGCGGCCGAAACGATCGTCGAGTTGCCGCTCGCCGCGGTGGCCGGCATCGTCACCGACCGGGACCTGCGCGACCGGGTGATGGCAGCCGGGCTTTCGGTGGCGACTCCGGTCGGCGAGATCGCCTCCTCGCCGTTGCTCGCGATCCGCGCCGACGTGTCGAACATCGATGCGATGCTCGAACTCGCGCGGCACGGCGTGCGCCATCTGCCGCTGGTCGCGGACGACCGCATCGTCGGTTTCATCTCGGCGAGCGACCTGGTGCTCCATCAGAGCCTGCATCCGCTGGCCCTGCGGCGCGAGCTCGAGCGCCGTCCGCTCGCCGAGATCCTGCCCGGCTTCACCGACCGCCTGCGGCGCGTCGTCGCCGAGCTCGCCGCGGGTGGCGTCGATGCGTTGCGCATCGGTCCGATCGTATCGACGATCGCCGACCGGCTCGCCCGGCGGCTCTTCGAAGAGGCCTCTGCGGCCCACGAGCTCCCGATCGACAGCATGGCCTGGATGGTGCACGGCTCGGAGGGCCGGCAGGAGCAGATCCTGCCCACCGACCAGGACAACGCGCTCGCCTGGGCGCCCGCCGGGGGGGCCGATCCGGGCGTCGCGACGGCGAAACGTGTCGAGGCGGCCGCCCGACAGGTGGTCGAGGGCCTCCTGGCCGCCGGCTATCCGGCCTGCCCCGGCGGCTACATGGCGACGCACTGGCACGATCCCCTCGCGGGCTGGATCCGGCGCTTCGAGCGCTGGATCGCCGAACCGCGGGAAGAGGACGGCATCGACATCCACACCTTCCTCGACCTGCGCCTCGTCGCTGGCGGGCTCGACCTTTCGGCGATCGACGAGCTGCGGCGCGCCGCCGGGCGGGACCGCCACTTCCTGCGCGCCCTGGCGCGTGAGGTGCGCGGCTGGGCGCTGCCGTTCGGGCTCTTCGGCACGCTCCGCGAGGGCGAGGAAGGGTTCGATCTGAAGCGTGGCAGCCTGCTGATCGTCGCGATCGCCCGGCTCTCGGCGCTCGAGGCAGGGAGCCTCGCCCGCGGCACCATGGAGCGTCTCCAAGCGGCGGAACCGGTGCTCGGCGCCGACGCCGCGACGCTCGCCGAGGGCTTCCGCTACCTCGCAGCGTTGCGCCTCGAGCTGGCGCTCGATCCCGCTCGGCGCGCCGACTCCGACTCCGGCCATCGCATCCACCTCGCGGCGTTGAACGCGCTCGAGCGCCGTTTCCTCAAGGAGATCTTCACCCTGCTCCGCAACGTGCGCGACGGCCTCGTCGCGCGCTTCGCGTTGTGA
- a CDS encoding cation acetate symporter, which produces MNLRKIFTLYTVGFLGVTIILGLAEHFFDLPNRWIGWIFMGLSLGIYIVIGILTRTSDADQYYVAGRGVPAIYNGMATGSDWMSAASFISMAGTLSVQGFSGLAYVMGWTGGYLLLAVFLGPYLRQFGAYTIPDFLGARYGGNAARLVGVFAAILCSFTYLIAQVTGVGLIVSRFIGLDFNVGVFVGLIGVLFCSVLGGMRSVTWTQVAQYIILITSYLVPVVVLSWQLFSNPIPQLAYGKVLQMNNQSALQITRDPQEKATREIWKAEAAAADAKIKDPATSAEEKTKLTAAQKTATAQAKAPAASDDATVGNYLTVPKGKGMWNFLALTFCLMVGTAGLPHILARYYTTPSVREARTSVGWSLFFIFLLYFTAPAYAAFARFSVFTKLVGSKIADLPSWVTLWKPAGLFDVVDKAGDGIVQLADFVIKSSDFVVLATPEIAGLPFVVTGLIMAGGLAAALSTADGLLLTIANGISHDLYYKVINPQATLIRRLTITKIFLIVTALIAAYVATFRLAIIVELVAWAFSLAGSSFFPALVMGIWWKRTNKAGALSGMVAGLAVTLFYMIGSRFYGMSWFGTATVASGVFGLPIGFFVIWIVSLLTPAPDKATQELVVSVRYPKTGSASAAINAGH; this is translated from the coding sequence GTGAACCTGCGCAAGATCTTCACTCTCTACACCGTCGGCTTCCTCGGAGTGACCATCATCCTCGGACTGGCCGAGCACTTCTTCGATCTGCCGAACCGCTGGATCGGCTGGATCTTCATGGGTCTGTCGCTGGGGATCTACATCGTCATCGGCATCCTGACGCGCACCTCGGACGCCGACCAGTACTACGTCGCCGGGCGCGGGGTGCCGGCGATCTACAACGGCATGGCGACCGGCTCGGACTGGATGTCGGCGGCGTCGTTCATCTCGATGGCCGGCACGCTCTCGGTACAGGGCTTCTCGGGCCTCGCCTACGTCATGGGCTGGACGGGCGGCTACCTGTTGCTCGCCGTCTTCCTCGGACCGTACCTGCGGCAGTTCGGCGCCTACACCATTCCGGACTTCCTCGGAGCGCGCTACGGCGGCAACGCAGCGCGCCTGGTCGGTGTCTTCGCGGCCATCCTGTGCTCGTTCACCTACCTCATCGCTCAGGTGACCGGCGTCGGCCTGATCGTCTCGCGCTTCATCGGCCTCGACTTCAACGTCGGTGTCTTCGTCGGGCTGATCGGCGTCCTCTTCTGCTCGGTGCTCGGCGGCATGCGCTCGGTCACCTGGACGCAGGTGGCGCAGTACATCATCCTGATCACGAGCTACCTCGTGCCGGTGGTCGTCCTCTCGTGGCAGCTGTTCTCGAACCCGATTCCTCAGCTCGCCTACGGCAAGGTCCTGCAGATGAACAATCAGTCGGCTCTGCAGATCACCCGGGATCCGCAGGAGAAGGCGACGCGCGAGATCTGGAAGGCAGAGGCGGCGGCCGCCGACGCCAAGATCAAGGATCCGGCGACCTCGGCGGAGGAGAAGACCAAGCTGACGGCGGCGCAGAAGACGGCCACGGCCCAGGCGAAGGCGCCGGCGGCCTCCGACGACGCGACGGTCGGCAATTACCTGACAGTGCCGAAGGGCAAGGGAATGTGGAACTTCCTCGCCCTCACCTTCTGCCTGATGGTGGGAACGGCCGGGCTGCCGCACATCCTGGCCCGCTACTACACGACACCGTCGGTGCGCGAAGCGCGCACCTCGGTCGGCTGGTCGCTGTTCTTCATCTTCCTGCTGTACTTCACCGCCCCAGCCTACGCGGCGTTCGCCCGCTTCTCGGTATTCACCAAACTCGTCGGCTCGAAGATCGCCGATCTGCCGTCGTGGGTGACGCTGTGGAAGCCGGCCGGTCTGTTCGACGTCGTCGACAAGGCGGGTGATGGCATCGTGCAGCTCGCGGACTTCGTGATCAAGAGCTCCGATTTCGTGGTGCTCGCGACGCCGGAGATCGCGGGGCTGCCGTTCGTGGTCACCGGCCTGATCATGGCGGGCGGCCTCGCGGCGGCCCTGTCGACTGCCGACGGTCTGCTGCTGACCATCGCCAACGGCATTTCGCACGACCTCTACTACAAGGTCATCAACCCGCAGGCGACCCTCATCCGCCGGCTCACGATCACCAAGATCTTCCTGATCGTGACCGCGCTCATCGCCGCCTACGTCGCCACCTTTAGGCTCGCCATCATCGTCGAGCTGGTGGCCTGGGCGTTCTCGCTCGCCGGATCCTCGTTCTTCCCGGCGCTCGTCATGGGCATCTGGTGGAAGCGGACCAACAAGGCGGGCGCGCTCTCCGGCATGGTCGCCGGCCTCGCGGTCACCCTCTTCTACATGATCGGCAGCCGCTTCTACGGCATGAGCTGGTTCGGTACCGCCACGGTCGCCTCGGGCGTCTTCGGCCTGCCGATCGGCTTCTTCGTCATCTGGATCGTCTCGCTCCTCACCCCCGCTCCCGACAAGGCGACACAGGAGCTGGTCGTGAGCGTCCGTTATCCCAAGACCGGTTCGGCCTCGGCGGCGATCAACGCCGGACACTGA
- a CDS encoding DUF4212 domain-containing protein gives MSELTEQQKKDYWRYNLRLMVILMAIWFVVGYLLSGLWAAELNKVSFLGFPFGYYMAAQGSLIVFVIEIAVYARLMNKKDLEYGIYEEAKK, from the coding sequence ATGTCGGAACTGACCGAGCAACAGAAGAAGGACTACTGGCGCTACAACCTGCGCCTCATGGTCATCCTCATGGCCATCTGGTTCGTCGTCGGCTACCTGCTCTCCGGCCTCTGGGCGGCCGAGCTCAACAAGGTGAGCTTCCTCGGCTTCCCGTTCGGCTACTACATGGCGGCGCAGGGCTCGCTCATCGTTTTCGTGATCGAGATCGCGGTCTACGCGCGGCTCATGAACAAGAAGGATCTCGAGTACGGCATCTACGAGGAGGCGAAGAAGTGA
- a CDS encoding sigma 54-interacting transcriptional regulator, whose product MPPRPFEPAQALALVGRALAPCASPALVITRDGRVAAASAGAERLLGGPQTGRAVQEIVGLGWRELALVASEAESDLVVALSARAPGRAQAGWRLHPELLRSPSGEELAVVAWLDEPLATATGGGAIVASGASGRRIGAATRQPRSVVDFSDLYGDDSQVVATKTAAERFARTRLPILLLAETGTGKDLLARAIHGASPRRERPFVAINCGALSPHLLESELFGYAPGAFTDARREGHDGKVGAARGGTLFLDEVAEMPGPLQALLLRVLEDGTYFRVGESVPRQADVRLICATCRDLPGMVEGGSFRRDLYFRIAGAVLSLPPVRERSDVANLVRHVFTRLAASEMPGSPPPRLSPSALRQITAGRWPGNVRQIRTALQYALALAEGDEIRPEHLPKLDHARAPQPGPGAPDRRSADAAPSAAPGGPQRLSEIEHELVARAMDDAGGNLSLAARRLGIARSTLYRHLGHDRRLPEPRELRKRREPDTTAPTRRR is encoded by the coding sequence ATGCCTCCCCGCCCCTTCGAGCCGGCGCAGGCGCTGGCCCTCGTCGGGCGTGCGCTCGCGCCGTGCGCCTCCCCGGCATTGGTCATCACGCGTGACGGCCGGGTGGCCGCCGCCTCCGCCGGCGCCGAACGCCTGCTCGGCGGACCGCAGACCGGCCGCGCGGTGCAGGAGATCGTCGGCCTTGGCTGGCGGGAGCTCGCGCTGGTGGCGAGCGAGGCCGAGTCCGACCTGGTCGTCGCGCTGTCCGCCCGGGCGCCCGGGCGGGCCCAGGCCGGCTGGCGGCTGCACCCGGAGCTGCTGCGCTCGCCCTCGGGCGAAGAGCTCGCAGTCGTCGCCTGGCTCGATGAACCGCTGGCGACCGCAACGGGTGGCGGAGCGATTGTCGCGAGTGGAGCGAGCGGCCGCAGAATCGGCGCCGCCACCCGGCAGCCCAGGTCCGTGGTCGACTTCTCCGATCTCTATGGCGACGACTCGCAGGTCGTGGCGACGAAGACCGCCGCTGAGCGCTTCGCACGCACCCGCCTGCCGATCCTGCTCCTCGCCGAGACCGGCACTGGCAAAGATCTCCTGGCGCGCGCCATCCACGGCGCGAGTCCGCGCCGCGAGCGGCCGTTCGTGGCGATCAACTGCGGCGCGCTGTCGCCCCACCTGCTCGAAAGCGAGCTCTTCGGCTACGCGCCCGGAGCGTTCACCGATGCGCGCCGCGAGGGCCACGACGGCAAGGTCGGCGCGGCGCGCGGCGGAACCCTCTTTCTCGACGAAGTCGCCGAGATGCCCGGCCCCCTGCAGGCACTGCTGCTGCGCGTGCTCGAGGACGGCACCTACTTCCGGGTCGGCGAGAGCGTGCCGCGGCAGGCGGACGTACGCCTGATCTGCGCTACCTGCCGCGACCTGCCCGGCATGGTCGAGGGCGGATCGTTCCGAAGAGACCTCTACTTCCGAATTGCCGGCGCCGTGCTGTCGCTGCCGCCGGTGCGCGAACGCTCCGACGTCGCGAACCTGGTGCGCCACGTCTTCACCCGCCTCGCCGCCAGCGAGATGCCGGGTTCGCCGCCGCCCCGCCTGTCGCCTTCGGCCCTCCGGCAGATCACCGCCGGGCGCTGGCCGGGCAACGTGCGGCAGATCCGCACCGCCCTGCAGTACGCGCTGGCGCTGGCCGAGGGCGACGAGATCCGCCCCGAGCACCTGCCGAAGCTCGACCACGCCCGGGCACCGCAGCCGGGGCCGGGCGCCCCCGACCGCAGATCGGCCGACGCGGCGCCGAGCGCCGCGCCCGGCGGCCCCCAGCGCCTCTCCGAGATCGAGCACGAGCTGGTGGCCCGAGCGATGGACGATGCCGGCGGCAATCTCTCGCTCGCCGCCCGGCGGCTCGGCATCGCGCGGTCGACGCTCTACCGGCACCTGGGCCATGACCGCCGTCTCCCGGAGCCGCGGGAACTGCGGAAGAGGCGCGAGCCGGACACCACGGCTCCCACGCGTCGGCGTTAA